The following proteins are encoded in a genomic region of Nitratireductor sp. GISD-1A_MAKvit:
- a CDS encoding gluconate 2-dehydrogenase subunit 3 family protein, with translation MRLFNRRRFLLGTAGIFTASLAGYAGARDYQGGVPWEQGKALPPDRYNPAKRFLTDAERRFVTAAVDRLIPADDFPSASQLGVVDFIDHQLAGSYGRGDIFYLQEPFLEGTDSQGYQSRAPSWLYRRAIREIEGAIASNHDGKSFAELDEATQDSILTDLENGDLALPTASASTFFSLLLQNTKEGYFGDPIHGGNRDMEAWRMIGFPGARYDYRPYVARHNERLEFEPVSVAGFASRITPNSTE, from the coding sequence TTGAGATTGTTCAATCGCAGACGTTTTCTTCTGGGTACCGCCGGAATCTTCACCGCCTCACTGGCAGGATATGCTGGCGCGAGAGACTATCAGGGTGGCGTGCCATGGGAACAGGGAAAGGCGCTCCCCCCCGACCGCTACAACCCCGCCAAGCGTTTCCTCACAGATGCCGAACGCCGTTTTGTCACCGCTGCCGTGGACCGGTTGATCCCGGCCGATGACTTTCCGAGCGCCTCCCAGCTTGGCGTCGTGGACTTCATCGATCACCAACTGGCCGGCTCCTACGGCCGCGGCGATATCTTCTATCTGCAGGAGCCCTTCCTCGAAGGCACGGATAGTCAGGGTTACCAGTCACGCGCGCCATCATGGCTCTATCGCCGCGCGATCAGGGAGATCGAAGGCGCAATCGCTTCGAACCATGATGGCAAGAGTTTTGCCGAGCTGGACGAGGCAACGCAGGACAGCATTCTGACAGATCTGGAAAATGGCGACCTTGCGCTTCCCACCGCAAGCGCCTCCACCTTTTTCTCGCTGCTGCTGCAAAACACCAAAGAGGGCTATTTCGGCGACCCGATCCATGGCGGAAACCGCGACATGGAAGCCTGGCGCATGATCGGCTTTCCCGGCGCGCGCTATGACTATCGGCCCTATGTTGCACGACACAATGAACGTCTGGAGTTCGAACCGGTCTCCGTGGCCGGTTTCGCGAGCCGTATCACACCAAATTCAACCGAGTGA
- a CDS encoding AI-2E family transporter, with translation MRGSGEEKMRALIWFVGIVVALMVVSMLHTTGWMTSTVALAFFVALAIWPVDNGLRRRLPGNLRWLGHLAALVVMLLLLGVFFGGVVFAARQITAGLPAYEEPARAMLDQLGRWIDLPAVADGNGGFSGRLMDPVFSFVSGAVVSTSNLIGILSLLVFLALLMLIEGPALSRKLRAVAGNHDGDAYGATVTAIAVRVRGYLAVRTLMGVVTGCLYALWSWLWNVDFALTWGLLAFLLNYIPNVGSFIGGILPAGFAFLQHDPMWALAFGGGLIVIEQIMGNYVDPRLQGNQLALSPLVVLVALLFWGWVWGLAGALIAVPMTLVIMIVCVRIGPLQPLALFLSNCRDIEELKRATSA, from the coding sequence ATGAGGGGATCGGGCGAGGAAAAAATGCGCGCGCTCATCTGGTTTGTGGGCATCGTCGTGGCGCTGATGGTGGTGTCGATGCTGCACACAACCGGGTGGATGACGTCCACCGTGGCATTGGCCTTCTTCGTGGCGCTGGCAATCTGGCCGGTGGACAATGGTTTGCGCAGGCGTCTGCCCGGCAATCTGCGCTGGCTGGGACACCTGGCGGCACTCGTGGTTATGCTGCTGTTGCTCGGAGTGTTTTTTGGTGGGGTGGTGTTCGCGGCTCGACAGATTACGGCGGGGTTGCCGGCCTATGAGGAGCCTGCCCGCGCAATGCTCGACCAACTTGGGCGCTGGATCGACCTTCCGGCCGTTGCAGATGGCAATGGCGGGTTCTCGGGACGTCTTATGGACCCGGTGTTCAGTTTCGTTTCTGGCGCGGTGGTGTCCACATCGAACCTCATTGGCATCTTGTCGCTTCTCGTGTTTCTGGCCTTGTTGATGTTGATCGAGGGGCCGGCTTTGTCACGGAAACTGCGGGCTGTCGCGGGCAATCATGATGGAGATGCCTACGGTGCCACGGTCACGGCGATAGCTGTCAGGGTGCGCGGTTACCTTGCGGTCCGCACGCTGATGGGTGTTGTCACCGGCTGTCTTTATGCCCTGTGGAGCTGGCTTTGGAATGTGGACTTCGCCCTCACCTGGGGCTTGCTCGCCTTCCTGCTGAACTACATTCCCAATGTGGGTTCCTTCATTGGCGGCATCCTGCCGGCAGGGTTTGCCTTTCTGCAGCATGATCCTATGTGGGCGCTGGCATTCGGGGGTGGCCTGATCGTGATCGAACAGATCATGGGCAACTATGTGGATCCCAGACTGCAGGGAAATCAGCTCGCGCTTTCGCCTCTTGTCGTTCTGGTCGCGCTTCTCTTCTGGGGCTGGGTGTGGGGGCTTGCAGGCGCCTTGATCGCGGTGCCCATGACTCTCGTGATCATGATCGTCTGCGTTCGGATTGGCCCCTTGCAGCCGCTGGCGCTGTTTCTTTCCAACTGCCGCGATATCGAGGAGCTCAAACGAGCCACAAGCGCCTGA
- a CDS encoding GMC oxidoreductase — translation MVIDEFNGDNFDHTGLGFIGGGYLAQMQTNGRPIESQPTPEGTPSWGADYKRAVRESYNHSTSIFAHGAVMSHRGNYLDLDPTYTDAYGRPLLRMTFDFTDNEYRMSNYLTDRLVEIARAMNPREMKVNRRKGPYSIVPYQSTHNTGGHIMGDNPRESVTNRYNQSWDLPNLFVTGAGNFPQNPGYNPTGTVAALAYHTAQAIRTQYLRNPGPLVQA, via the coding sequence ATGGTGATTGACGAGTTCAACGGGGACAATTTCGACCATACCGGTCTCGGCTTCATCGGTGGCGGCTATCTCGCCCAGATGCAGACCAATGGCCGACCCATTGAATCCCAGCCGACGCCCGAAGGAACCCCCTCATGGGGCGCGGACTACAAGAGGGCGGTGCGCGAAAGCTACAACCATTCCACATCCATATTCGCCCATGGGGCGGTGATGAGCCATCGTGGCAATTATCTCGACCTCGACCCCACCTATACGGATGCCTATGGCCGGCCGCTTCTGCGCATGACATTCGACTTCACCGACAATGAATATCGCATGTCGAACTACCTGACCGACCGGCTGGTGGAGATCGCACGGGCGATGAACCCGCGGGAGATGAAGGTCAACCGGCGAAAGGGGCCCTATTCGATCGTGCCCTATCAGTCGACCCACAATACGGGCGGTCACATCATGGGCGACAACCCGCGCGAAAGCGTCACCAACCGCTACAACCAGAGCTGGGATCTGCCCAATCTGTTTGTGACGGGAGCGGGAAACTTTCCGCAAAACCCCGGCTACAATCCCACCGGCACGGTGGCAGCGCTCGCCTATCACACCGCCCAAGCGATCAGGACGCAATATCTGCGCAACCCCGGACCATTGGTGCAGGCATGA
- a CDS encoding choice-of-anchor D domain-containing protein codes for MSGIHPAKADWTNPSVSLSFNGQDGKCIAGPYANSVYTEVAVNWSAYNTDPIPGRAIELAIWEERVSKVSATGSVIANAPTGQSTWSGVVNVHRDHLITGTSDAYLGLRDRWDDGAIWSDEQSPVNSADRVAPENGIRAYTAIDMANDPDCVANPEITVIGNAQPIVDGATSTSTSNWTAFGSTISASTYPINRVFEIRNEGTGTLSVSNASLSGANASQFTIVSPPPSSIASGGSGTFTVRFSPVGAPGSRNATVTLRNNDADEDPFTFAISGTATNTAPTANAGANQTVNSGAAVTLNGSASSANDSGQTLSYSWSRVSGPPVPLSGASSATPSFTAPTLSPGGANVTLVFRLTVNDGSQAANDTVTVTVTPPPNTPPTANPGPNQTVGSGDAVSLNGSASSANDSGQGLTYAWSQTSGNPVTLTNASTATPSFTAPTLSPDAGNAILTFELTVDDSMETASDTVTITVTPPPNTAPTANAGPDQTVASGDAVSLDGSGSSANDTGQTLTYAWSQTSGPAAPLTNGTSAAPSFTAPTLTAGAPDALLVFELSVDDGMATATDSVTIIVEAPPNTPPTANAGTDQTVASGASVALEGTASSANDTGQTLTYSWVQTSGASVSLSGSSTATPSFTAPTLAIGDADEVLTFDLTVNDGVAGATDSVTVTVTAPGNTRPTANAGTDQTVASDASVSLDGTGSSDPDSGQTLTYAWSQTSGPFVTLTGASTATPSFTAPTLAIGDADAVLVFELTVGDGIDNASDSVSVTVRAPGNTPPTADAGGDQTTGSNSSVTLSGSASSPNDSGQTLSYSWSQTSGPSVILSGATTATPSFTAPTLAIGDADAVLVFELEVNDGFSSDVDSVTVTVTAPPDTPATADAGADQSVASGAAVSLDGSGSSANDSGQALTYSWTQTSGPSVTLAGATSATPSFMAPILAIGAADEVLVFELSVNDGFSGAVDSVAITVSAPGNTPPTANAGSDETVASGASVTLDGTSSSSNDAGQALTYTWSQTSGPSVALTDTSSGSPSFTAPALPIGGADQVLIFQLEVDDGFATATDTVSITVSAPGNTPPTADAGSDQAVLSAASVTLDGSGSSSNDAGQPLSYAWTQTGGPAVTLTGAAGVSPTFNAPTLAINDPDVVLTFDLEVDDGFASATDQVRITVAAPGDIIRPDVTVTAPDTEVVAGESVVVEILFSEPVFGFSSAGISVLNGHVRSLSGAATLYHATIVASGQGDLSVSVPSGVASDAAGNTNFASGTIVVSDATVRETQQQMARFMQARATQLISGQPDLIALYRKSGSGSLSARGTSEDGILSLATRPSDPVWAELSASWSKNAGTTNRYTHLSTGTHFELTRHLAAGAMFQVDYLEHETDDASISGAGWLAGPYLVGRLPGHPLYFSAQALLGESRNSHAPFGTYTDTVYTQRGLFRATVAGDVTLGLITLTPSLDAVHLFDRQRSYTDTLGNLIPEQSISMNSLKVSLDAAMPIDVPVGSLTLRGGIPLTFSSTSGSGEAASSISASDGTRLGFRLGVDYLFENGGKLTFDFDYDGLGKDEYEQYGAGLKYRIAF; via the coding sequence ATGTCTGGCATCCATCCGGCCAAGGCCGATTGGACCAACCCCTCCGTGTCGCTCTCTTTCAACGGGCAGGACGGAAAGTGTATCGCCGGTCCCTACGCCAATAGTGTGTACACAGAGGTTGCCGTCAACTGGTCGGCCTACAATACCGATCCCATTCCTGGCAGGGCGATCGAGCTTGCTATATGGGAGGAACGCGTCAGCAAAGTTTCTGCCACCGGCTCCGTTATTGCGAATGCGCCGACGGGGCAATCAACGTGGAGCGGTGTCGTCAACGTCCATCGGGATCATCTGATCACAGGGACCAGCGATGCCTATCTCGGGCTGCGGGATCGCTGGGATGACGGGGCAATCTGGTCAGACGAACAAAGCCCGGTCAACTCAGCTGATCGGGTCGCTCCAGAAAACGGAATCAGAGCCTATACCGCCATCGATATGGCGAACGACCCGGACTGCGTGGCCAATCCCGAAATCACGGTCATTGGCAACGCACAGCCAATTGTGGACGGCGCTACATCCACATCCACATCAAACTGGACCGCATTCGGTTCAACCATTTCCGCGAGCACTTATCCCATCAACCGGGTTTTCGAGATCCGGAATGAGGGCACGGGTACGTTGAGCGTATCCAATGCCAGCCTCTCAGGCGCAAATGCCTCGCAATTCACGATTGTCTCACCACCTCCATCATCGATCGCATCCGGCGGTTCGGGCACCTTCACTGTTCGCTTCTCTCCAGTGGGAGCGCCGGGCTCGAGGAACGCCACGGTGACGCTTAGAAACAATGATGCAGATGAAGACCCCTTCACATTTGCCATATCGGGCACCGCGACCAACACAGCGCCCACGGCCAATGCGGGCGCCAACCAGACGGTGAACTCCGGTGCGGCAGTAACACTGAATGGCTCGGCATCATCTGCCAATGATAGCGGACAGACATTGTCCTATTCATGGAGCAGGGTCAGCGGTCCTCCCGTGCCCCTGTCAGGGGCCTCCTCGGCCACGCCGTCTTTCACCGCGCCTACGCTCTCCCCGGGGGGGGCGAATGTGACGCTGGTGTTCCGGCTTACCGTTAATGATGGGTCGCAGGCGGCCAACGATACCGTGACCGTTACCGTTACACCGCCTCCCAATACCCCGCCCACTGCAAATCCAGGGCCCAACCAGACAGTCGGCTCCGGTGATGCAGTATCGCTCAATGGCTCGGCCTCATCGGCGAATGATTCCGGACAGGGCCTGACTTATGCCTGGAGCCAGACCAGCGGAAACCCGGTAACACTGACGAATGCATCTACCGCGACCCCTTCCTTCACCGCGCCAACACTGTCGCCCGATGCAGGGAATGCGATCCTGACTTTCGAGCTGACGGTCGATGACAGTATGGAGACCGCATCGGATACGGTGACCATTACTGTCACACCGCCGCCCAACACCGCGCCCACCGCGAATGCAGGGCCTGATCAGACAGTCGCCTCCGGTGATGCGGTTTCGCTGGATGGTTCAGGATCATCAGCAAATGATACAGGCCAGACGCTGACCTATGCGTGGAGCCAGACCAGCGGCCCCGCAGCGCCGCTGACGAATGGAACCAGTGCGGCCCCTTCTTTCACCGCACCGACACTCACGGCCGGTGCGCCGGATGCACTTCTTGTCTTTGAGCTTTCAGTGGATGACGGCATGGCCACGGCGACAGATTCCGTTACCATCATCGTTGAAGCCCCGCCAAACACACCGCCGACAGCCAATGCCGGTACGGATCAGACTGTTGCCTCAGGCGCATCCGTGGCACTGGAGGGGACGGCCTCGTCGGCCAATGATACCGGGCAAACATTGACCTATTCATGGGTGCAGACCAGCGGCGCTTCGGTGAGTCTGAGCGGAAGTTCAACTGCTACGCCATCCTTCACCGCCCCGACCCTCGCAATCGGCGATGCTGATGAAGTTCTGACATTCGACCTTACGGTGAATGACGGGGTGGCGGGCGCAACGGACTCAGTAACCGTCACCGTGACAGCACCAGGCAACACAAGGCCAACGGCAAATGCCGGCACAGATCAGACTGTTGCCTCTGATGCGTCCGTATCGCTGGATGGAACGGGCTCCTCCGACCCCGACAGCGGTCAAACCCTGACCTACGCCTGGAGCCAGACCAGCGGGCCATTCGTGACATTGACGGGGGCATCGACGGCGACCCCGTCCTTCACCGCCCCGACGCTGGCAATCGGCGATGCAGACGCGGTTCTTGTTTTTGAGCTTACGGTTGGCGACGGCATCGATAATGCTTCGGATTCGGTGTCCGTGACCGTGCGCGCACCCGGCAACACTCCGCCCACAGCAGATGCGGGCGGAGACCAGACGACGGGCTCCAACAGTTCGGTCACGCTCAGCGGCTCCGCATCCTCACCCAATGATAGCGGACAGACCCTGAGTTATTCTTGGTCCCAAACCAGCGGCCCTTCCGTGATCCTTTCAGGGGCGACGACAGCCACACCATCCTTCACGGCCCCAACGCTGGCGATCGGCGATGCAGACGCAGTTCTTGTTTTTGAGCTTGAGGTCAATGACGGTTTCTCGTCTGACGTGGATTCGGTGACCGTGACCGTAACCGCACCACCCGATACCCCCGCCACGGCGGATGCCGGAGCCGACCAGTCAGTCGCATCGGGCGCAGCGGTTTCATTGGATGGATCGGGATCATCGGCCAATGATAGCGGGCAGGCTTTGACCTATTCCTGGACGCAGACCAGCGGGCCATCAGTCACGCTGGCGGGGGCCACAAGTGCAACGCCATCATTCATGGCACCGATCCTTGCCATCGGCGCAGCGGATGAAGTGCTGGTTTTCGAGCTCTCCGTGAATGACGGTTTTTCGGGAGCGGTCGATTCGGTTGCGATTACGGTTTCGGCACCCGGCAACACACCACCGACCGCGAATGCCGGTTCTGACGAGACAGTTGCTTCCGGCGCGTCCGTCACGCTGGATGGCACATCCTCTTCATCGAATGACGCGGGACAGGCGCTGACTTACACCTGGAGCCAGACCAGCGGCCCCTCGGTCGCGCTGACAGACACGTCGAGTGGTTCTCCATCCTTCACGGCGCCAGCCCTTCCAATCGGCGGTGCGGATCAGGTTCTGATCTTCCAGCTTGAAGTTGACGATGGCTTCGCGACCGCGACGGACACTGTGAGTATTACCGTTTCAGCTCCGGGCAACACGCCCCCGACAGCTGATGCCGGTTCTGATCAGGCGGTTCTCTCGGCAGCGTCCGTCACACTGGACGGATCAGGGTCTTCATCCAATGATGCTGGGCAACCTCTCAGCTATGCATGGACACAGACGGGTGGCCCTGCGGTGACACTTACCGGTGCGGCCGGCGTTTCCCCCACATTTAACGCTCCAACGCTCGCGATCAATGACCCTGATGTCGTTCTGACTTTTGACCTGGAGGTGGATGACGGCTTTGCTTCTGCGACGGACCAGGTCAGGATTACCGTGGCAGCACCTGGTGACATCATCCGGCCCGATGTAACTGTGACCGCGCCGGACACTGAAGTCGTGGCGGGCGAGAGTGTCGTCGTAGAAATCCTCTTTTCCGAACCCGTTTTTGGCTTTTCCAGCGCCGGCATCTCGGTCCTGAACGGGCACGTCCGATCCCTGAGCGGAGCAGCCACCTTGTATCACGCGACGATCGTCGCTTCGGGACAGGGGGATCTTTCGGTGTCGGTGCCATCAGGTGTTGCCAGCGATGCTGCCGGAAATACGAATTTCGCTTCAGGAACGATTGTGGTTTCCGATGCCACGGTTCGGGAAACGCAGCAGCAAATGGCGCGCTTCATGCAGGCGCGCGCCACCCAGCTGATCAGCGGACAGCCCGACCTCATTGCACTGTATCGCAAAAGTGGGAGCGGCTCGCTCAGTGCCCGGGGAACATCGGAAGACGGCATCCTCAGCCTCGCGACGCGCCCGTCCGATCCCGTATGGGCAGAATTGTCGGCAAGCTGGTCCAAAAACGCGGGCACGACGAACCGCTATACACATCTTAGCACCGGAACCCATTTCGAATTAACGCGGCACCTTGCTGCCGGGGCCATGTTTCAGGTCGATTACCTGGAACATGAAACCGACGATGCCTCCATTTCCGGCGCCGGCTGGCTCGCCGGCCCTTACCTGGTTGGACGCCTACCCGGGCATCCACTTTACTTCAGTGCACAGGCACTGCTCGGCGAAAGCCGGAACAGTCACGCCCCCTTCGGAACCTACACGGATACGGTATACACGCAGCGTGGCCTTTTCCGCGCAACCGTTGCAGGTGATGTCACACTCGGTCTCATCACCCTGACCCCGAGCCTCGACGCGGTCCATCTTTTTGATCGGCAACGCTCCTATACCGACACTCTGGGCAACCTCATTCCCGAACAGTCGATCTCCATGAACTCGCTCAAAGTGAGCCTTGATGCCGCGATGCCGATCGACGTCCCCGTTGGTTCATTGACGTTGCGAGGCGGAATTCCCCTCACATTTTCCAGCACGTCTGGCAGTGGCGAAGCCGCGTCATCGATCTCTGCCAGCGACGGGACCCGACTGGGTTTCCGGCTCGGTGTTGACTATCTCTTCGAGAATGGCGGCAAGCTCACATTTGACTTCGATTATGACGGACTGGGAAAGGACGAGTACGAGCAATACGGTGCCGGATTGAAGTACAGGATTGCATTTTGA
- a CDS encoding SDR family oxidoreductase encodes MQERPGYTAGMHPRPDHGEESYRGSGRLAGRTALITGGDSGIGRAVAIAYAREGADVAIAYLDETDEAQETARWVEEAGRQALLLPGDIGDEAHCQKLIDETVERFGRLDILINNAAYQSSFDKLEEITTETLQRTLATNIFGMFHLCKAALPHLKEGSSIINTSSINATDPSPSLLIYAMTKGAISNFTAGLSGMIAKDGVRVNAVAPGPIWTPLIPSTLPQKKVENFGANTPMGRPGQPAELAGAFVWLASDEASYTTGAVIEVTGGRTML; translated from the coding sequence ATGCAGGAGCGCCCCGGATACACGGCAGGGATGCATCCCAGGCCCGATCATGGAGAGGAAAGCTACCGTGGCAGCGGTCGGCTCGCTGGTCGCACAGCACTGATCACGGGTGGCGATTCAGGGATCGGACGCGCAGTGGCCATTGCCTATGCCCGTGAAGGAGCCGATGTGGCGATCGCCTATCTGGACGAAACGGATGAAGCGCAGGAAACGGCCCGCTGGGTGGAAGAGGCTGGCCGACAGGCGTTGCTCCTGCCGGGTGACATCGGCGATGAGGCTCATTGTCAGAAGCTGATCGACGAGACCGTCGAACGGTTCGGACGCCTCGACATTCTGATCAACAATGCAGCCTATCAGTCCAGCTTCGACAAGCTGGAGGAGATAACGACGGAAACATTGCAGCGCACCCTCGCGACCAACATTTTCGGGATGTTCCACCTGTGCAAGGCGGCGCTTCCGCATTTGAAGGAAGGGAGCTCCATCATCAACACGTCGTCGATCAATGCGACCGACCCTTCTCCATCATTGCTGATCTATGCAATGACGAAGGGGGCGATCTCGAATTTCACGGCAGGCCTGTCCGGGATGATCGCAAAGGATGGGGTGCGTGTGAACGCTGTCGCTCCCGGGCCGATCTGGACTCCGCTGATTCCTTCAACTTTGCCGCAAAAGAAGGTTGAGAATTTTGGCGCGAACACCCCGATGGGACGGCCAGGACAGCCTGCCGAACTTGCCGGTGCGTTCGTTTGGCTCGCTTCAGATGAAGCGAGTTACACGACCGGGGCGGTCATTGAGGTCACGGGCGGGCGAACAATGTTGTAG
- a CDS encoding cytochrome c encodes MTHLKTKITLASAFAATAGLALFSGEANATDNNDWTMRQKGYYLTRAGDCGACHTVDENRPMAGDYALPTPFGTIYSANLTPDDETGLGRWSEDDFYRAMNEGISRDGSRLYPAFPYTHFTIVTREDSDAIFAYLNSLEPVRQEVREPEIPWPLNWRASMIGWNLLNFEDRNFEPNPERSEEWNRGKYLVEGLAHCGMCHSPKNLIGAVKEGEHRFTGGFAEGWWAPSLTGSKRDGIGDWSKQELVEFLRYGRNDRTAAFGPMTDVIEKSTSHLTESDVSAIAEYIKSLPAHEETPVEPLREDQKPMVLGQRIYETQCSACHAPEGEGVPRQFAPLKGSSLVHSHDPTTLVRAVLEGAKAVPTERYPTPQAMPAFDWKLSDEEIAAVLTYVRNSFGNAAPAVSVDFVKDVRENTDR; translated from the coding sequence ATGACTCATCTCAAAACGAAGATCACCCTTGCATCGGCGTTTGCTGCGACAGCGGGGCTAGCGCTCTTTTCAGGCGAAGCAAATGCCACCGACAACAACGACTGGACCATGCGCCAGAAGGGGTATTATCTCACCCGGGCCGGCGATTGCGGGGCCTGCCATACGGTGGATGAGAACAGGCCCATGGCCGGCGATTACGCGCTGCCGACGCCCTTCGGAACGATCTACTCCGCCAACCTCACCCCGGATGACGAAACGGGGCTCGGGCGGTGGTCGGAAGACGATTTCTACCGCGCCATGAACGAAGGCATCAGCCGCGATGGATCGCGCCTTTATCCGGCCTTTCCCTATACGCATTTCACCATAGTGACCCGCGAGGACAGCGACGCCATCTTCGCTTATCTCAATTCCCTTGAGCCCGTTCGTCAGGAAGTGCGGGAACCGGAAATTCCATGGCCATTGAACTGGCGGGCCAGCATGATCGGCTGGAACTTGCTCAACTTTGAGGACCGGAACTTCGAGCCGAACCCCGAGCGCTCGGAAGAATGGAACCGCGGCAAATATCTGGTCGAAGGGCTGGCACATTGCGGCATGTGCCACTCGCCCAAGAACCTGATCGGCGCGGTCAAGGAGGGCGAGCATCGCTTTACCGGCGGGTTTGCCGAAGGCTGGTGGGCGCCATCGCTGACCGGTTCCAAGCGCGACGGCATCGGTGACTGGTCGAAGCAGGAACTCGTGGAGTTTCTGCGCTACGGTCGCAATGACCGAACCGCTGCCTTCGGGCCCATGACGGACGTAATAGAGAAATCGACCAGCCATCTCACCGAAAGCGATGTTTCCGCCATAGCCGAATATATCAAGTCCTTGCCAGCCCATGAGGAAACACCGGTCGAACCCTTGCGTGAGGACCAGAAACCGATGGTGCTGGGACAGCGCATTTATGAAACGCAGTGCTCGGCCTGCCATGCACCCGAGGGAGAGGGCGTGCCAAGGCAATTTGCGCCTTTGAAGGGCTCTTCGCTGGTCCATTCACATGACCCGACCACCCTCGTCAGGGCAGTGCTTGAAGGCGCGAAGGCGGTGCCGACGGAGCGTTACCCGACACCTCAGGCCATGCCGGCCTTCGACTGGAAGCTCAGCGATGAGGAGATTGCCGCGGTGCTCACTTACGTGCGCAACAGTTTCGGCAACGCCGCTCCCGCCGTCTCGGTCGATTTCGTGAAAGACGTCCGGGAAAACACCGACCGCTGA
- a CDS encoding GMC family oxidoreductase yields the protein MTRRLPKRDVVIVGMGWTGAIMAQELTEAGLDVLALERGVWRNTSTDYAVTNAQDEVRYRYRHALFESLQRETLTFRNNTNEKALPMRRLGSFLPGTNVGGSGVHWNGVTWRFLPSDFLARSHNEERYGPLPDTMTVQDWGVTYEDLEPHYRTFEELCGIGGKAGNLNGRIEPGGNPFEGARSSEYPNPPMDMVYAPMLFANAASELGYAPFPAPSANMSRAYTNPLGVSLAPCTYCGFCEKFACGNYSKATAETTILPVLMRKPNFTLRTEAMVLRVLKSRDGRRATGVEYISPEGEIFEQPADIVILAAYINHNVHLLLVSQIGEPYNPETGRGLVGKNYAYQTMSGVDLFYDDDTNFNPFIGGRCARHGD from the coding sequence ATGACACGCAGACTACCGAAAAGGGATGTCGTCATTGTTGGCATGGGCTGGACCGGTGCCATCATGGCACAGGAGTTGACCGAGGCAGGTCTCGATGTCCTCGCTCTGGAGCGGGGCGTCTGGCGCAACACGTCGACGGATTATGCCGTCACCAACGCACAGGACGAAGTGCGGTATCGATACCGGCACGCCCTGTTTGAATCCCTGCAGCGCGAGACACTGACCTTTCGCAACAACACGAATGAGAAGGCCCTGCCGATGCGTCGGCTCGGCTCCTTCCTTCCCGGCACCAATGTCGGAGGCTCCGGGGTTCACTGGAACGGGGTGACATGGCGCTTTCTGCCATCCGATTTTCTGGCCCGCTCCCACAACGAGGAGCGTTACGGCCCGTTACCGGACACCATGACCGTGCAGGACTGGGGCGTCACCTATGAGGATCTTGAACCGCATTACCGAACCTTCGAGGAGCTTTGTGGCATTGGGGGCAAGGCCGGCAATCTAAACGGCCGCATCGAGCCCGGGGGGAACCCCTTCGAAGGTGCGCGTTCCAGCGAATACCCAAATCCGCCCATGGATATGGTGTACGCGCCGATGCTCTTCGCCAATGCCGCCAGCGAGCTTGGCTATGCACCCTTCCCCGCTCCATCCGCCAATATGAGCCGGGCGTACACCAATCCGCTGGGCGTCTCACTAGCTCCCTGCACCTATTGCGGTTTTTGCGAAAAATTCGCCTGCGGGAACTACTCCAAGGCGACGGCTGAAACCACCATCCTGCCCGTCTTGATGCGCAAGCCGAATTTCACGCTGCGCACCGAAGCCATGGTGTTGCGCGTTCTAAAAAGTCGAGACGGTCGGCGAGCAACGGGGGTAGAATATATCTCGCCCGAAGGCGAGATATTCGAACAGCCAGCCGACATCGTCATCCTGGCCGCCTATATCAACCACAATGTTCACCTGCTTTTGGTGTCGCAGATCGGTGAACCCTACAATCCCGAGACGGGGCGCGGTCTGGTTGGCAAGAACTATGCGTACCAGACCATGTCGGGCGTCGACCTGTTTTATGACGACGACACGAACTTCAACCCCTTCATCGGGGGCCGGTGCGCTCGGCATGGTGATTGA